From the genome of Desulfobaculum xiamenense:
ACAGGCCAGGTGCTCGCCGCGTGCTCGGGTGTTCTTGCGCTCCAGCACGGGGAAGCCGCAGTCCGGGCATGCCTCGGCCACGGGCGGATTCCACTGGGCGTAGTCGCAATCCGGGTAGCGGCTGCACGAGAAGAACAGCTTGCCGCGCCGCGAGGACTTCTCCACCAGCTCGCCCTGTCCGCACTTGGGACAAGTGATGCCCGTGGTAAACGGCTCCGTATAGGTGCAGTCCGGGTAGTTATCGCAGGCGATGAAGCGGCTGCCGGTCCGCGCACGCTTGAGCACAAGCTCGCCGCCGCATTCCGGGCACTTGCGACCGAGCTTCTCGGATTCGGCCTTGGCCTTCTCGATGATCTCGATGTCGCCCTGTTCGTTGCGGGTGAAGTTCTTAGTATTGGTGCAGCCCGGATAGCCGGAGCAGGCGAGGAAAGTCCCCGCGCGCCCGAACTTGATGACCATGGGCTTGCCACACACCTCACAGGGCATCTCAGTCTGGAGACCGGTCTTCACACGGGCCATGTTGTCCCGCGCCCGGTCGAGGGTGGGGTAGAAGTCCGTGGTGAAGTCCTTGAGCAGGGCGATCCAGTCCTGCTCGCCAGTGGCCACGCGGTCGAGGCTCTCCTCCATGCTGGCCGTGAAGCCGACGTCGAGGAGCGTCTCGAAGTGCTCGGTGAGCAGGTCGCTGACCACGGCACCAAGGTCCGTAGGAATGAAACGCTTGTCCGTGAGTTGCACGTACTCGCGCGCCAGCAGTGTGGAGATGATGGCCGCATAGGTCGACGGACGGCCGATGCCCTTCTCCTCCAACTCCTTGACCAGTGACGCTTCGCTGTAGCGCGGCGGCGGCTGGGTGAACTTCTGTTCCTTCTGGAAGTCTTCGAGGGTGAGGTCCTGTCCGGCCGCGAGCTTGGGCAGTTCCGCCTCGGCCTCGCCGTTGCCCGACGGGCTGTACACGGTGAGGAAGCCGGGGAAGAGCATGCGCTCGCCCTTGGTGCGCCACAGGGTCTCCATGGACGCATCCACGCCCTCTCCGGCGGCGCGCACGGTGACGGTGGTATCCCAGAAGGTCGCCGCCGCCATCTGCGACGCCACGAAGCGCTCCCAAACGAGCTTATAGAGCTTGAACTGATCGGCGGGCAGCAGGGCCTTCACGTCATCCGGAGTGATCTCCACATCGACGGGACGGATGGCCTCGTGGGCGTCCTGCGCGGAGGCCTTGGTCTTGAACTGCCGGGCCTTGGGCGGATAGAAGTCCGCACCGAAGCGCTCGACGATGAAATCCTTGGCGGCGTCGCGGGCATCGTTGGCGATGCGCACCGAGTCGGTACGCATGTAGGTAATGAGCGCGGTGGTGCCTCGCTCGCCGAGGTCCACGCCCTCGTACAGACGCTGAGCGGTGCTCATGGTGCGCTTGGCCGAGAAGCCGAGACGGCGGTTGGCCTCCTGCTGCAGGGTGGAGGTAATGAACGGCGGCAAGGGCTGCCTGCGGCGTTCCTTCTCTTCCACGGACTCCACGCTGAACGCGCCGGAACGCACGGCGGCCTCCACGGCCGCTGCCTGATCGCCGGAGCCGACCTTGGCGGGCTTGCCGCCCACCTTCCACAGGTCGGCCTCGAAGGGCGGGGGCGTGTCTCCGGCGAGACGGACCTTGAGCACCCAATACTCTTCGGGCTCGAAGGCCCGGCGTTCCTTCTCGCGGTCCACCACCAGCCGCAGGGCCACGGACTGCACACGCCCGGCGGAGATGCCGCGCTTCACCTTCTTCCATAGAAGGGGAGAGACCTTGTAGCCCACGAGGCGGTCAAGAACGCGCCGCGCCTGCTGGGAATTGAAAAGATCCTCGTCGAGTTCGCGGGGATGTTCCAGCGCCTCCTTGACGGCACGGGACGTGATCTCGTTGAACTGGATACGCTGGATGGTCGCTTCGCCGTTGCTGTCGCGCAGGATTCTGGCGACATGCCACGCGATGGCCTCTCCCTCGCGGTCCGGGTCGGGCGCGAGATAGATGGTCTCGGCCTTGGCGGCGGCGGAGGTCAGCTTGTTCACGACCTTTTCCTTGCCCGGAATGATCTGGTACTCCGGCTCGAAGGATTCCTCGTCCACGCCGAGCTTTTTGTCCGGCAAATCGCGGACGTGGCCGACGCTGGCCTCGACGGCGTACTGCCGTCCGAGGAACTTCTTGATGGTCTTCACCTTGGCCGGTGACTCGACGATGATTAGATTCTTGCTCATATTGACGAGGTTCCGTAGCCGAACGGCTCGGGCAAGGCAACCCTTGCTTTTCGGATTGAATTGGTGGACGCTTCCGGTGCCGGAACATGACTGATTAACGTATACTATCTTTCCGGCGAGTCAACCTTGGACGAGAAAAACGCCCACAACAGGGCGAAACAGAACAGTATTCATTGAAGGAGAATCAAAACCGCATGACGCACCGTTTCGGAACCGTGGTCCTTCTTGGCCCGCCCAACGCAGGAAAATCCACCCTGCTCAATGGCATCCTCGGCCAGAAGGTGGCCATCGTCAGCCCCAAACCCCAGACCACCCGCAACCAGATCACCGGCATCCTCACCGATCCGGACGCCCAGATCATGTTTCTGGACACCCCGGGCGTACACCGCCTGTCCGGCAGGATGAACCGCTTTCTGCTGCAGGCGGCCTGGAACGCGGCGGAATCCGCCGACGTGATGGTTGTCATGGCGGATGCGGATCTCTACGCCAAGAAGCCGTATCTGCTTGAAAAGGAGATGCAGCCGCTGGTCAAACGCGTCGCCGGCACGCAGCAGCCCGTATTCCTCGCCCTCAACAAGATCGATCTGGTCAAGGACAAGGCCGCGCTGCTGCCGCTCATGCAATTCTTCTCCTCCACATGGCCCAACGCCGAGATCATCCCGGTGAGCGCCGCAACGAACGAAGGCGTAGACCGGCTGCTCGCGAGCGTCAAGCAGTGCCTGCCCGAGTGCCCGCCCATGTTCCCCGAGGATCAGGTCTCCACCGTGCCGCTGCGTTTCATGGCCTCGGAGACCATCCGCGAGAAGCTGTTCCTCGGCCTGCGCCACGAGCTTCCGTACACCACCGCCGTGGAGATCGAGGAATGGAGCGAAGACGACCACATGGTCACCATCTCCGCCGTGATCTACGTGACCAGGGACAACCACAAGGCCATGGTCATCGGCAAGGGGGGTCAGAACCTCAAGGACATCGGCCAGAAGGCCCGCAAGGAGCTGAAGACGCTCATTGAGAAAAAGGTTCACCTCGAACTGTGGGTCAAGGTCCGCAGTGGCTGGACCGAGGACGTCTCCTTCCTGCAGGCCATCGGGCTGACCGGCGGCATGGAGGACTAGGTCCCCCACGGCCAACGACGATTCACCACGGGGCGGAGCTTCTGCGGAAGTCCGCCCCGCATACGTATCAGGCGGGAGCGCATCCGCGATGCTCCGCCGATCTTTTGACGGCGCGGCGTCCCGGCACACGGGGCGCACGCAGACCAACGAGGACACATCCCATGATTTCCGATATCGAGGCGCAGGGCATCCGCGATCGACTGGCCGGAACACTCGACGCCGTGGCCGAGGCGGCACGCGTTTCCGGGCGCAGGCCCGAGGACGTGGCGCTGGTGGCCATCTCCAAGTTCCACCCCGCTGACGCGGTGCGTGCGGCCTACGAGGGCGGGCAGCGCCACTTCGGCGAAAACTACATTCAGGAAGCCCTGGCCAAGCAGGACGAGTTGGCGGATATCGACATCTCGTGGCACTTCACGGGGCGTCTGCAAAGCAACAAGGCCAAGTTCGTGCCCGACCGCTTCGGCCTCCTCCATACGCTGGACGGCTCCAAGCTGGCCCAAGCCTTGCATAAACGCCTTGCGGCAACATGTGCCCCCACGCTGGACGTGCTCATCGAGGTCAACCTCGGGGGCGAGGGCCAGAAGGCGGGAGTGGAGGAGAGCGAGCTTTCCGCTCTGGCCGAGGAGGTTCTCGGCCTGTCCACGCTCCGGCTACGCGGGCTCATGCTGCTGCCGCCCTTCGACCTGACGCCGGAGCAGCGCCGTCCGCTCTTCGCGCGGCTGCGCGAACTGCGGGACAAGCTGGAGCCCAGCCTCGGCGCGAAGCTGCCGGACTTGTCCATGGGTATGACCGACGACTTCCCCGAGGCCGTCATGGAAGGGGCGACCATCGTGCGAGTGGGAACGCGCATCTTCGGGCCACGGCCCGTCAAACAGTAGGAGCCGGCGAACGCCATGGATCTTGCGACGCTCATCGGAATCGTGCTTTCCTTCGGACTGGTGGCGGCGGCCATCGTCACCGGAGGCAGCCCCCTCATCTTCGTCAACATCCCCTCGGTGCTCATCGTGGTGGGCGGGACCATCGGCGCGACCATGGTCAACTATCCGCTCAGCCACATCCTCGGCGTGATGGGCGTCATCAAGAAGACCTTCTTCGCCGGCATGGAAAGCCCCGCCGAAATCATCGAAAAATTCATGGATTACGCCAACCGCGCACGGCGCGAGGGCATCCTGTCGCTGGAGCCGCTCATCAAGGAAATCGACGACCATTTCCTGAAGAAGGGCCTGCAGCTCACGGTCGACGGTCTCGAACCGCAGACCATTCAGGAAATCCTCGAAACGGAGATCTCCTATCTGGAGGACAGGCACAGCATCGGCGCGGAAATCTGCTCCACCCTCGGCGCATTCGCCCCAGCCATGGGCATGATCGGCACCGTCATCGGTCTGGTGCAGATGCTCCAGACCATGAGCGACCCGAGCACCATCGGCCCGGCCATGGCCGTGGCGCTTCTGACCACGTTCTACGGCGCAGTGCTCGCCAACCTCGTCTTCAACCCCATGGCGGGCAAGCTAAAGACGAGAAGCAAGGAAGAGGTGCTGCTCAAGGAAATGGTGATGCACGGCATCCTTTCCATCTCCAAGGGCGAGAACCCCCGCATCATCGAGGAAAAGCTCAACAGCTTCCTGCCGCCCAGAGATCGCCGGCAGGAGGGTTGATCCACGGACCACGGAGCCGCGCATGGCACGAGAGAAGAAGGAGCAGAAGCCCGAAGGCGTCCCCGCATGGCTGGTCACGTTCTCCGACATGATGACCCTCATGCTGACGTTCTTCGTGCTTCTGGTGAGCATGAGCGTCATGGACGAGCGCCGCAAGCTGGTGGTGCTCGGTTCCATCGTCGGCACCTTCGGCCTCGGGCGCGACAGCTACGAGGTGCTCTCCACGCAGGACAAAAAGCGCTCCGTGGAACCCGGCCCCATCGAGACCGAAAGCACCGACGACCTCGAACCGCTCAAGGCGCTCATCTGGGAAGACGCCAACGAGGACCTGAACTTCTCCTCCAACCGCTTCGTGCAGGTGTTCTCCATCGCGGACGACGTGCTCTTCGAGCCGGGAGGAGCCATCCTCAAGCCGCAGGGGCGGCAACTGCTCGAACGCGCCCTGCCCGTACTCTTTTCGGTGGAATACCCCATCCTGCTGGCCGGGCACACCTCGTCCCTGCGCGACGAGGAGGGCACGAGCTACCGCGTGGAAGATCGCGGCAAATCCATGGACGATTCGTGGCGGCTGTCCTTCGCGCGGGTGATGGGCATCTACCGCTTCCTCATTGAGGCGGGCATGGACCCGGCCATGCTGCGCGTGGAGGCCTTCGGGCGCTACCATCCGCGCTACAGCGAGCTCACGGCCAAAGACCGGCGTAAGAACCGCCGCGTAGACATCATCCTCGACAAGCGCAACGCCAAGTGGCTCGACAGGCTCGGCCCCACGCGCAAGGACGCGCCCTCGGACGAATTCCGCTACAAGGACTTCATCTTCCGCTTCGAACGCCGGGGCATGGGACAGTAGGGGAGAGCGCGCATGGCCAAGAAGAAGAAAAAGGGCGGCGGCGGAATGTCTGGCGACGAATGGCTCATCACCTTCGGCGACCTCGTCACCCTGCTTTTGACATTTTTCGTGCTCCTGCTCAGTATGGCGTCCATGGATCGCAGCACACTGTCGAGGATCACCATCTTCAGCGATGACATAGGATTCTTGTCCTATCGTAGCGCGGGCAGGGTGCCCCAGCACATCAAGTTCATCATCGATGCGCTGGACAAGCCATGGGAAGTGCTCGAAAAGCAGCAGCGGATCAAGGATCTGCTATTCCCGGACGACATTCTACCCGAGGAACTGAGCCGCAGCACCCTCAACGAGAACCTGCACGTTCTCGAACGCCCGGAAGGCGTGGCGCTGGTGCTCACGGACAAGCTGCTGTTCTCCACGGGCAGCGCGCAGCTCGGTCCGCAGGCACGGCCGATCCTCACCGCCATCGGAGAGGTGCTGCAATACATGAGCGCCCCGATCAACGTCTCCGGCTACACAGACAGCGTGGGCGGGGATGCGGCGGGCAACTACCGGCTGTCCGGCGAGCGCGCCCTCGCGGTGCTGCAACACTTCCTGTCGCAGGGCATCCCCGGCGAGAGATTTTCCGTATCCGGCTATGGCCCCAACTGGCCCATCGCCGACAACGCCAGCACGGACGGCCGCGCCCAGAACCGGCGCGTGGAGA
Proteins encoded in this window:
- the topA gene encoding type I DNA topoisomerase, with translation MSKNLIIVESPAKVKTIKKFLGRQYAVEASVGHVRDLPDKKLGVDEESFEPEYQIIPGKEKVVNKLTSAAAKAETIYLAPDPDREGEAIAWHVARILRDSNGEATIQRIQFNEITSRAVKEALEHPRELDEDLFNSQQARRVLDRLVGYKVSPLLWKKVKRGISAGRVQSVALRLVVDREKERRAFEPEEYWVLKVRLAGDTPPPFEADLWKVGGKPAKVGSGDQAAAVEAAVRSGAFSVESVEEKERRRQPLPPFITSTLQQEANRRLGFSAKRTMSTAQRLYEGVDLGERGTTALITYMRTDSVRIANDARDAAKDFIVERFGADFYPPKARQFKTKASAQDAHEAIRPVDVEITPDDVKALLPADQFKLYKLVWERFVASQMAAATFWDTTVTVRAAGEGVDASMETLWRTKGERMLFPGFLTVYSPSGNGEAEAELPKLAAGQDLTLEDFQKEQKFTQPPPRYSEASLVKELEEKGIGRPSTYAAIISTLLAREYVQLTDKRFIPTDLGAVVSDLLTEHFETLLDVGFTASMEESLDRVATGEQDWIALLKDFTTDFYPTLDRARDNMARVKTGLQTEMPCEVCGKPMVIKFGRAGTFLACSGYPGCTNTKNFTRNEQGDIEIIEKAKAESEKLGRKCPECGGELVLKRARTGSRFIACDNYPDCTYTEPFTTGITCPKCGQGELVEKSSRRGKLFFSCSRYPDCDYAQWNPPVAEACPDCGFPVLERKNTRARGEHLACPNKDCKYTRALTEEDA
- a CDS encoding YggS family pyridoxal phosphate-dependent enzyme, translated to MISDIEAQGIRDRLAGTLDAVAEAARVSGRRPEDVALVAISKFHPADAVRAAYEGGQRHFGENYIQEALAKQDELADIDISWHFTGRLQSNKAKFVPDRFGLLHTLDGSKLAQALHKRLAATCAPTLDVLIEVNLGGEGQKAGVEESELSALAEEVLGLSTLRLRGLMLLPPFDLTPEQRRPLFARLRELRDKLEPSLGAKLPDLSMGMTDDFPEAVMEGATIVRVGTRIFGPRPVKQ
- a CDS encoding OmpA/MotB family protein; translated protein: MAREKKEQKPEGVPAWLVTFSDMMTLMLTFFVLLVSMSVMDERRKLVVLGSIVGTFGLGRDSYEVLSTQDKKRSVEPGPIETESTDDLEPLKALIWEDANEDLNFSSNRFVQVFSIADDVLFEPGGAILKPQGRQLLERALPVLFSVEYPILLAGHTSSLRDEEGTSYRVEDRGKSMDDSWRLSFARVMGIYRFLIEAGMDPAMLRVEAFGRYHPRYSELTAKDRRKNRRVDIILDKRNAKWLDRLGPTRKDAPSDEFRYKDFIFRFERRGMGQ
- a CDS encoding motility protein A, with protein sequence MDLATLIGIVLSFGLVAAAIVTGGSPLIFVNIPSVLIVVGGTIGATMVNYPLSHILGVMGVIKKTFFAGMESPAEIIEKFMDYANRARREGILSLEPLIKEIDDHFLKKGLQLTVDGLEPQTIQEILETEISYLEDRHSIGAEICSTLGAFAPAMGMIGTVIGLVQMLQTMSDPSTIGPAMAVALLTTFYGAVLANLVFNPMAGKLKTRSKEEVLLKEMVMHGILSISKGENPRIIEEKLNSFLPPRDRRQEG
- the era gene encoding GTPase Era; the protein is MTHRFGTVVLLGPPNAGKSTLLNGILGQKVAIVSPKPQTTRNQITGILTDPDAQIMFLDTPGVHRLSGRMNRFLLQAAWNAAESADVMVVMADADLYAKKPYLLEKEMQPLVKRVAGTQQPVFLALNKIDLVKDKAALLPLMQFFSSTWPNAEIIPVSAATNEGVDRLLASVKQCLPECPPMFPEDQVSTVPLRFMASETIREKLFLGLRHELPYTTAVEIEEWSEDDHMVTISAVIYVTRDNHKAMVIGKGGQNLKDIGQKARKELKTLIEKKVHLELWVKVRSGWTEDVSFLQAIGLTGGMED
- a CDS encoding OmpA/MotB family protein — its product is MAKKKKKGGGGMSGDEWLITFGDLVTLLLTFFVLLLSMASMDRSTLSRITIFSDDIGFLSYRSAGRVPQHIKFIIDALDKPWEVLEKQQRIKDLLFPDDILPEELSRSTLNENLHVLERPEGVALVLTDKLLFSTGSAQLGPQARPILTAIGEVLQYMSAPINVSGYTDSVGGDAAGNYRLSGERALAVLQHFLSQGIPGERFSVSGYGPNWPIADNASTDGRAQNRRVEILLKTTPWLGAYTQ